A window from Methylocystis sp. MJC1 encodes these proteins:
- a CDS encoding segregation and condensation protein A gives MAQDLSFDLSDEPRAEGEAFLVDVDGFEGPLDLLLELARRQKVDLSRISILALAEQYLAFIEAAQRVRLELAADYLVMAAWLAFLKSRLLLPEPPKNSDEPSAAELAAALAERLKRLELIRLAADKLTQRGRLGRDMFLRGGPEGLETISQAKYQASLFDLLSAYSRQRQKTAAVHVVLKQRTVWSLAEAREALERLAGAAAEWTVLDDYLLQYCADLQTARTVRASSFSASLEMVREGFFDIRQDRPFAPLWLRRRATPVESEALI, from the coding sequence ATGGCCCAGGACCTCTCATTCGATCTGTCCGATGAACCGCGCGCGGAAGGCGAGGCCTTTCTCGTCGACGTCGACGGATTCGAGGGGCCGCTCGATCTGCTGCTGGAGCTTGCCCGCCGCCAGAAGGTCGACCTGTCCCGCATCTCCATTCTGGCGCTTGCCGAGCAATATCTGGCCTTCATCGAGGCGGCGCAGCGGGTGCGGCTGGAGCTGGCGGCCGATTATCTCGTCATGGCCGCCTGGCTCGCCTTTCTGAAGTCGCGGCTGCTGCTGCCGGAGCCGCCCAAGAACAGCGACGAACCCTCGGCGGCCGAGCTCGCCGCCGCGCTCGCCGAGCGCCTCAAGCGGCTGGAGCTGATCCGGCTGGCCGCCGACAAGCTGACCCAGCGGGGGCGGCTCGGGCGCGATATGTTCCTGCGCGGCGGGCCGGAGGGGCTGGAGACCATCTCGCAGGCGAAATATCAGGCGAGCCTTTTCGATCTGCTTTCCGCCTATTCCCGCCAGCGGCAGAAGACAGCCGCCGTCCATGTGGTGCTGAAACAGCGCACGGTCTGGTCGCTCGCCGAGGCGCGCGAGGCACTGGAGCGGCTTGCCGGCGCCGCGGCGGAATGGACCGTGCTCGACGACTATCTGCTGCAATATTGCGCCGACCTGCAAACCGCGCGCACCGTCCGCGCCTCCTCCTTTTCGGCGTCGCTCGAAATGGTGCGCGAGGGGTTTTTCGACATTCGGCAGGACCGGCCTTTCGCGCCGCTCTGGCTCCGCCGCCGCGCTACGCCGGTGGAGAGCGAGGCGTTGATCTAG
- a CDS encoding twin-arginine translocase TatA/TatE family subunit translates to MGGLSIWHWIIVGGVAFILFGGKFKISDVMGDVAKGIKAFKKGMAEDETAEAAKPVGERVEPRAIEANKSASGDKV, encoded by the coding sequence ATGGGCGGTCTCTCGATCTGGCACTGGATCATCGTCGGCGGCGTAGCGTTCATTTTGTTCGGCGGAAAGTTCAAGATTTCCGACGTGATGGGCGACGTCGCCAAGGGCATCAAAGCCTTCAAGAAGGGCATGGCCGAGGATGAAACCGCCGAGGCGGCGAAGCCGGTCGGAGAGCGCGTCGAGCCGCGGGCCATCGAGGCGAATAAATCGGCGAGCGGCGATAAGGTTTGA
- the scpB gene encoding SMC-Scp complex subunit ScpB yields the protein MAQPAEKIELFDINSDEALARNEVALREAERVVEAMLFASAEPLDESEMARRVDDRVELAQVLERLRNHYANRGVNLTRVGKKWFFRTAGDLNWILAREQVEEKKLSRAALETLAIIAYHQPATRAEIEEIRGVAISKGTLDTLMETGWVRLRGRRKAPGRPITYGTTDAFLMHFGLEQISDLPGLDELKAAGLFDGRLPKGFGVPQPSDDSALRDDEEPLEDDAPQALEMDFPEEPEPIDAPDAFNDD from the coding sequence TTGGCGCAGCCAGCGGAAAAAATAGAGCTTTTCGACATCAACAGCGATGAGGCACTGGCCCGCAACGAGGTTGCGTTGCGCGAGGCCGAACGCGTCGTCGAAGCGATGCTTTTCGCCTCGGCCGAACCGCTCGATGAAAGCGAAATGGCGCGGCGCGTCGACGACAGGGTCGAGCTCGCCCAGGTGCTGGAGCGGCTGCGCAACCATTACGCCAATCGCGGCGTGAACCTCACCCGCGTGGGCAAAAAGTGGTTCTTCCGCACCGCAGGGGATTTGAACTGGATCCTCGCCCGCGAGCAGGTGGAGGAAAAGAAGCTCTCCCGCGCCGCGCTCGAGACGCTCGCCATCATCGCCTATCACCAGCCGGCGACCCGCGCCGAGATCGAGGAGATTCGCGGCGTCGCCATTTCCAAGGGCACGCTCGACACGCTGATGGAAACCGGCTGGGTCCGCCTGCGCGGCCGCCGCAAGGCGCCGGGGCGGCCGATCACCTATGGCACGACCGATGCTTTCCTGATGCATTTCGGCCTGGAGCAGATCAGCGATCTACCCGGCCTCGACGAGCTCAAGGCGGCGGGCCTGTTCGACGGCCGCCTGCCCAAGGGCTTCGGCGTGCCGCAGCCCTCCGACGACTCGGCGCTGCGCGACGACGAGGAGCCGCTGGAGGACGACGCCCCGCAGGCGCTGGAGATGGACTTTCCGGAGGAGCCCGAGCCAATCGACGCGCCGGACGCGTTCAACGACGATTGA
- the surE gene encoding 5'/3'-nucleotidase SurE — MRILITNDDGVHAPGLAVAEKIARAISDDIFIVAPETEQSGVAHSLSINDPLRLREISPRHFAVKGTPTDCVIMAVRKLMLDSPPDLVISGVNSGQNLAEDVTYSGTIAGAMEATILGIPAIALSQCYDFFSGRRTIHWECAEAHGGAIVRKVLAAGIPGNVLMNVNFPACVPGDVKGVAVTMQGRRSNDLMRIEDRQDGRGNPYHWISFQRGSFTPGQGTDLLAIDENRISVTPLQLDLTDHPTVTRLAGAFEEGLKEPI, encoded by the coding sequence ATGCGTATTCTCATCACCAATGACGATGGCGTTCACGCGCCCGGCCTCGCAGTCGCGGAAAAGATCGCGCGGGCGATTTCCGACGACATTTTCATCGTGGCGCCGGAAACCGAGCAGTCGGGCGTCGCGCATTCGCTGTCGATCAACGATCCGCTGCGATTGCGCGAAATCTCGCCGCGCCATTTCGCGGTGAAGGGCACGCCGACCGATTGCGTGATCATGGCCGTGCGCAAGCTGATGCTCGATAGCCCGCCCGATCTCGTGATCTCTGGCGTCAACAGCGGCCAGAACCTCGCCGAGGATGTGACTTACTCCGGCACGATCGCGGGCGCGATGGAGGCGACGATCCTCGGCATTCCGGCGATCGCGCTCTCGCAATGCTATGATTTTTTCTCGGGCCGGCGCACGATCCATTGGGAATGCGCGGAGGCGCATGGCGGGGCCATTGTGCGCAAGGTGCTGGCGGCGGGCATTCCCGGCAATGTGCTGATGAACGTCAATTTCCCGGCCTGCGTCCCCGGCGACGTCAAGGGCGTCGCCGTCACCATGCAGGGGCGGCGCAGCAATGATCTCATGCGCATCGAGGATCGCCAGGACGGGCGCGGCAATCCCTATCATTGGATTTCCTTCCAGCGCGGCAGCTTCACGCCGGGGCAGGGAACGGATCTGCTGGCGATCGACGAGAACAGGATCTCCGTCACGCCGCTTCAGCTCGATCTTACGGATCATCCGACGGTGACGCGGCTCGCCGGCGCTTTCGAGGAAGGCCTGAAGGAGCCCATATGA
- a CDS encoding preprotein translocase subunit TatA has protein sequence MFDLDPGKLLVIGIVALIAIPSKDLPRVLRTLGQVTGRMRRMANEFQDQFMAAMREAELDDLKKQIEETNSAIMAGTNLNGAFDPLAEARKQIVSAIEDGDKKSPQEHLPHSEEPQSGVSTEGQPATDASPLETPSTAPQDEVGGNVEAGAAQKADK, from the coding sequence ATGTTCGATCTCGACCCCGGAAAACTCCTCGTCATCGGCATCGTCGCGTTGATCGCGATTCCGTCGAAGGATTTGCCGCGCGTGCTGCGCACTTTGGGCCAGGTGACGGGCCGCATGCGGCGCATGGCCAATGAGTTCCAGGACCAGTTCATGGCGGCCATGCGCGAGGCCGAGCTCGACGATCTGAAAAAGCAGATCGAAGAGACGAACAGCGCCATCATGGCCGGCACGAATCTCAACGGCGCCTTCGATCCGCTGGCGGAGGCGCGCAAGCAGATCGTGAGCGCGATCGAGGACGGCGACAAAAAATCCCCGCAGGAGCACCTGCCTCATTCCGAGGAGCCGCAAAGCGGCGTCTCGACGGAGGGGCAGCCTGCCACGGACGCTTCACCCCTCGAGACGCCTTCGACCGCTCCTCAGGATGAGGTCGGCGGTAACGTCGAGGCGGGCGCTGCGCAAAAGGCCGATAAATGA
- a CDS encoding LysM peptidoglycan-binding domain-containing M23 family metallopeptidase — MAIKRQISNSRVALRLMMAAGAAALMSGCSDATRFSDPFSDPFGGSGSSAAAQRSAAVRGVDRSPTGAIANPAPARVESRPLAPPTAATAPNAAAAAPRTPVAAAAPASAGPAQAHWTADGGTPITVAPSETAAMLATRYGVPADALLHTNGYNNAAQVQPGARLIIPVYRAGAVARSTAPAAAPAPAPAPAKVAAAEPKVDPKAEAAAARAEQRKAEAAAKVAREEQAKAERAAKVAREDEAKAKKAEATARELDAKRLKKAEAEKAAEGARLAKIDAEKAVAEKAAETKKLAEVKKLEAKKQAEAKAAEAKVAAEKAKLAKAEASKSKADAVAKAEAAKAAAEAKLAKAEADKAAKAERLAKAAAEREQPKVAMAERSVEPAPAGKQVDRGTTASIPSAEETTKVAATEGDRPEFRWPARGRIIQGFSSGGNDGINIAVPEGTPVKAAEGGQVAYAGSELKGYGNLVLIRHPNGFVTAYAHNGELEVKRGETVKRGQTIARSGQSGNVGSPQLHFELRKGSTPVDPTNYLAGL, encoded by the coding sequence ATGGCTATCAAGCGTCAAATTTCCAATTCGCGGGTCGCATTGCGGCTCATGATGGCCGCCGGGGCGGCCGCTCTGATGTCGGGTTGCTCCGACGCCACGCGTTTTTCCGATCCCTTCTCTGATCCTTTCGGCGGGTCCGGCTCCAGCGCCGCCGCCCAGCGAAGCGCCGCCGTGCGCGGCGTCGATCGTTCGCCGACCGGCGCGATCGCCAATCCGGCTCCGGCTCGCGTCGAATCCCGTCCATTAGCGCCGCCGACCGCCGCTACGGCCCCCAACGCTGCCGCCGCTGCGCCCCGCACGCCTGTCGCCGCCGCTGCGCCCGCTTCAGCGGGGCCCGCCCAGGCCCATTGGACCGCGGATGGCGGCACGCCGATCACTGTGGCGCCAAGCGAGACGGCGGCCATGCTCGCCACCCGCTACGGCGTCCCGGCCGATGCGCTGCTGCATACGAATGGCTACAACAACGCCGCTCAGGTGCAGCCGGGCGCTCGTTTGATCATTCCGGTCTATCGCGCCGGCGCGGTCGCCCGTTCGACGGCGCCCGCCGCGGCTCCGGCGCCGGCCCCTGCGCCAGCAAAGGTCGCGGCCGCCGAGCCGAAGGTCGATCCCAAGGCGGAAGCCGCCGCCGCCCGCGCGGAGCAGCGCAAGGCGGAAGCCGCTGCGAAGGTCGCTCGCGAGGAGCAGGCGAAAGCCGAACGCGCCGCCAAGGTCGCCCGCGAGGACGAGGCCAAGGCCAAAAAGGCCGAAGCGACCGCCCGCGAGCTTGATGCGAAGCGTCTGAAGAAGGCCGAGGCCGAAAAGGCCGCCGAAGGGGCGCGCCTCGCCAAGATCGACGCCGAGAAGGCGGTTGCCGAAAAGGCGGCCGAGACCAAGAAGCTCGCGGAGGTGAAAAAGCTCGAGGCGAAGAAGCAGGCGGAAGCCAAGGCCGCCGAGGCCAAAGTCGCCGCCGAGAAAGCCAAGCTCGCAAAGGCCGAGGCTTCTAAATCCAAGGCCGACGCCGTGGCGAAGGCCGAAGCCGCGAAGGCGGCGGCGGAGGCGAAGCTCGCTAAGGCTGAGGCCGACAAGGCGGCCAAGGCCGAGCGCCTCGCCAAGGCGGCCGCCGAACGTGAGCAGCCGAAAGTTGCGATGGCCGAGAGGTCGGTTGAGCCGGCTCCCGCCGGCAAGCAGGTCGATCGGGGAACAACTGCCTCCATCCCGTCCGCCGAGGAGACGACCAAGGTCGCGGCGACCGAGGGCGACCGTCCCGAGTTCCGGTGGCCGGCGCGCGGCCGCATCATTCAGGGCTTCTCGTCCGGCGGCAATGACGGCATCAACATCGCCGTGCCGGAGGGCACGCCTGTGAAGGCCGCCGAAGGCGGGCAGGTGGCTTACGCCGGCAGCGAGCTGAAGGGCTACGGCAATCTGGTGCTGATCCGTCACCCGAACGGCTTCGTCACCGCCTACGCCCACAATGGCGAGCTCGAGGTCAAGCGCGGCGAGACGGTGAAGCGCGGCCAGACCATCGCCCGGTCGGGGCAGTCCGGCAATGTCGGCTCGCCACAGCTTCACTTCGAGCTGCGCAAGGGCTCGACCCCGGTCGATCCGACGAATTATCTCGCCGGTCTCTGA
- a CDS encoding SH3 domain-containing protein — protein MRSKFTPVFVAVGLAASVGWAVAAPAIVSADTALRARPGMRSAILATIPAGAAVEAGPCRAWCRVQYGPAVGFVPSPLLVAGTGAAGYYGSAGYGDAGPFGLLAAPFEAAGDIFGGPAAYGQAGPMQPPVVAGY, from the coding sequence ATGCGTTCGAAATTCACGCCTGTGTTTGTCGCTGTTGGGCTTGCGGCTTCGGTTGGCTGGGCGGTCGCCGCCCCCGCCATTGTTTCGGCGGACACCGCCTTGCGCGCCCGCCCGGGTATGCGTAGCGCCATCCTCGCCACGATCCCGGCTGGCGCGGCCGTCGAGGCCGGCCCGTGCCGCGCCTGGTGCCGCGTTCAATATGGGCCTGCCGTGGGCTTCGTTCCATCGCCGCTGCTCGTCGCAGGCACGGGCGCGGCCGGCTATTACGGTTCGGCCGGTTACGGAGACGCGGGCCCGTTCGGATTGCTGGCGGCCCCGTTCGAAGCCGCTGGCGACATTTTCGGCGGTCCGGCTGCTTATGGGCAGGCAGGACCGATGCAACCGCCGGTCGTCGCAGGCTACTGA
- the tatC gene encoding twin-arginine translocase subunit TatC, whose protein sequence is MTEADEAEIEASKAPLIEHLMELRERLIKALLAFLATFILAFFFAKDIYNILVIPYTQVAGPEARLIYTAPQEYFFTQIKVALFMAAFLSCPIVLSQLYAFVAPGLYRNERAAFRPYLFATPVFFAVGALVVYFLVMPNLLRFFIGMQQANEPGKAQIELLPRVSEYLSLIMTLVLAFGVVFQMPVILTLLGQVGIVSSEFLKEKRRYAIVIVFVIAAVLTPPDVFSQLALALPGMLLYEASIYSVRMVEKKRAEQEAAAQE, encoded by the coding sequence ATGACCGAGGCCGACGAAGCCGAAATCGAAGCCTCCAAGGCGCCGCTGATCGAACATCTGATGGAATTGCGCGAGCGGCTCATCAAGGCGCTGCTCGCCTTTCTGGCGACGTTCATCCTGGCCTTCTTCTTCGCCAAGGACATCTACAACATTCTCGTCATCCCCTACACGCAAGTGGCGGGACCGGAGGCGCGACTGATCTACACCGCGCCGCAGGAATATTTCTTCACCCAGATCAAGGTCGCGCTCTTTATGGCGGCCTTCCTGTCTTGCCCGATCGTGCTGTCGCAGCTTTACGCCTTCGTCGCGCCCGGGCTCTATCGGAACGAGCGCGCGGCCTTCCGGCCGTATCTGTTCGCGACCCCCGTGTTCTTCGCCGTCGGCGCGCTGGTGGTTTACTTCCTCGTGATGCCCAATCTGCTGCGCTTCTTCATCGGCATGCAGCAGGCCAACGAGCCGGGGAAGGCGCAGATCGAGCTGTTGCCGCGCGTCTCGGAATATCTCTCGCTCATCATGACGCTGGTGCTCGCCTTCGGCGTCGTCTTCCAGATGCCGGTGATTCTGACTCTCCTGGGGCAGGTGGGCATCGTCTCTTCCGAATTCCTGAAAGAGAAGCGCCGCTACGCTATCGTCATCGTCTTCGTCATCGCGGCGGTCCTGACGCCGCCGGACGTCTTCTCGCAGCTCGCGCTCGCGCTGCCGGGGATGCTGCTTTACGAGGCGTCGATCTATTCCGTCCGCATGGTCGAGAAGAAGAGGGCGGAGCAGGAAGCAGCGGCGCAGGAATAA
- a CDS encoding protein-L-isoaspartate O-methyltransferase family protein — MNDPAAKAAVEERAALLLAVRRAGVRDISVMRAVEAVPREAFAPYKFHDLANRNLALPLGCGQVMSRPADVGQRIEALRVGKGHRVLEVGTGSGYGTAILARLAWEVVSLERFETLAIEAVRRLAALEVANAAVLHADGLAPEPTLGEFDRILVEAALDTPPDALIAMLSPGGTLVYARREPQTGEKRARQRLIKVDRTESDGPRETDLGPHRLGAAAIGLAKAL, encoded by the coding sequence ATGAACGATCCCGCCGCCAAGGCTGCCGTCGAGGAGCGCGCGGCCTTGCTCCTCGCCGTGCGTCGGGCGGGGGTGCGGGATATCTCGGTCATGCGCGCCGTCGAGGCCGTGCCGCGCGAGGCCTTTGCCCCTTACAAGTTCCACGATCTTGCCAATCGCAACCTGGCGTTGCCGCTCGGCTGCGGGCAGGTCATGTCTCGCCCAGCCGATGTGGGCCAGCGCATAGAAGCGCTGCGGGTCGGCAAGGGGCATCGGGTGCTGGAGGTGGGGACCGGCTCCGGTTATGGGACGGCGATCCTCGCGCGTCTTGCCTGGGAGGTCGTCTCGCTCGAGCGGTTCGAGACTCTCGCCATCGAAGCCGTGCGGCGGCTCGCCGCCTTGGAGGTCGCCAACGCCGCCGTGCTTCATGCCGACGGTCTCGCGCCGGAGCCGACGCTTGGGGAGTTCGACCGCATCCTTGTCGAGGCCGCGCTCGACACCCCGCCTGATGCGCTCATCGCCATGCTTTCGCCCGGCGGAACGCTGGTTTACGCCCGCAGGGAGCCTCAGACGGGCGAGAAGCGCGCGCGTCAACGATTGATTAAGGTTGATCGCACGGAAAGCGACGGGCCGCGCGAGACCGATCTCGGGCCGCACAGGCTCGGCGCAGCGGCGATCGGCCTTGCAAAAGCCTTATGA
- a CDS encoding YkgJ family cysteine cluster protein — MEQINPCTTCGACCAQFRVSFYWAEALERGLPEEFYGPLTPTMAHMLGTNCRKPRCAALSGEVGQETRCAVYDARPSPCRSVEPGDEKCLRARSSYGLAGL; from the coding sequence ATGGAACAGATCAATCCCTGCACGACCTGCGGCGCCTGTTGCGCCCAATTTCGCGTGTCCTTCTACTGGGCGGAGGCGCTCGAACGCGGGCTGCCAGAGGAATTCTATGGCCCGCTTACCCCGACCATGGCGCATATGCTCGGGACGAATTGCAGGAAGCCGCGCTGCGCGGCGCTGAGCGGCGAGGTCGGCCAGGAGACGCGCTGCGCCGTCTATGACGCGCGCCCTTCCCCTTGCCGATCGGTCGAGCCGGGTGACGAGAAATGCCTGCGGGCGCGGTCGAGCTACGGGCTCGCTGGATTATAA
- a CDS encoding putative bifunctional diguanylate cyclase/phosphodiesterase, with product MIEDDRDADFGRGLNSIPIRFCLMSMVVSGACALGLTYLLLHAVGPQPDWAVIGLAIAETAALPAMITYAAASRLAGTIVALRESADAIAAGDVNSPVEIDCACEVGGLAKSFHKMVERLNANIRRMNTLAHSDAVTGLPNRAAINHVLSLGAKLSGEPGACRGSLFFIDLDGFKSINDTFGHEIGDELLRAVSRRVAAEAFHRRFEDLATCMTAFGELCDTCPEDIVFARFAGDEFIALVPEVNDPAHVEHIARTIVASLARPFEIEGHKIQIGASVGVARAPQDATNPHELLRLADIAMYAAKQKGKNNYVRFEPALRSSAVERNELEYELREAIESDALTMYFQPKVESARLSVAGVEALLRWNHPIRGMVPPGKFIPIAEQAGLMPELGTAVLNLALRQCRKWADQGMRIPVAINVSPAQFDDPLFVPGLISLLRHHGVDPGLIEVEITETMVMTDFDTAAARVAALRDAGLAISIDDFGVGFSNLSQLAKLPVNFLKIDRSLTEAVASDQKAQAIVRATISMAHALGHATIAEGIETDEQAAFLRLAGCDKMQGFLFARPMPADELERWLAVRDGKALPAQHIQSRRTVSAA from the coding sequence ATGATCGAGGATGACAGAGACGCCGACTTTGGGCGGGGGCTGAACAGCATTCCAATCCGTTTCTGTCTGATGAGCATGGTTGTCTCGGGCGCCTGTGCGTTGGGCCTGACCTATCTCCTGCTTCACGCCGTCGGGCCGCAGCCGGATTGGGCGGTCATTGGCCTAGCCATCGCCGAGACCGCGGCCCTGCCTGCAATGATCACCTATGCGGCGGCCAGTCGGCTCGCGGGAACCATCGTCGCGCTTCGCGAAAGCGCCGACGCCATCGCGGCGGGCGACGTCAACAGCCCCGTGGAAATCGACTGCGCTTGCGAGGTTGGGGGGCTGGCGAAAAGCTTCCACAAGATGGTCGAGCGCCTGAACGCCAACATCAGGCGGATGAATACGCTGGCGCATAGCGACGCCGTCACCGGCCTGCCCAACCGCGCTGCGATCAATCACGTTCTGTCCCTGGGAGCGAAGCTCAGCGGCGAGCCCGGCGCCTGTCGCGGAAGCCTTTTTTTCATCGACCTGGACGGTTTCAAATCGATCAATGACACTTTCGGCCATGAGATCGGCGACGAACTTCTCAGGGCGGTCAGCCGGAGGGTTGCGGCCGAGGCCTTCCACCGGCGCTTCGAGGATCTCGCCACTTGCATGACCGCCTTTGGAGAGCTTTGCGACACCTGCCCCGAAGATATTGTCTTCGCCCGTTTCGCCGGAGACGAGTTCATCGCGCTCGTTCCCGAGGTAAATGATCCCGCGCATGTCGAGCATATCGCGCGGACGATTGTGGCGTCGCTGGCAAGGCCTTTCGAGATCGAGGGACATAAGATTCAGATCGGGGCCAGCGTCGGCGTGGCGCGCGCGCCCCAGGACGCCACGAACCCGCACGAGCTTCTCCGCCTCGCTGACATTGCGATGTACGCGGCGAAGCAAAAAGGAAAAAACAATTATGTCCGCTTCGAGCCGGCGCTGCGGTCGAGCGCGGTCGAAAGAAACGAGCTGGAATATGAGCTGCGCGAGGCCATCGAGTCAGACGCGCTGACCATGTATTTCCAACCGAAGGTCGAGTCTGCGCGCCTGTCTGTCGCGGGCGTCGAGGCGCTGCTGCGTTGGAACCATCCAATCCGCGGCATGGTGCCACCGGGCAAATTCATCCCCATCGCCGAGCAGGCCGGGCTTATGCCGGAGCTTGGGACCGCGGTCCTCAACCTGGCGCTGAGGCAATGCCGGAAGTGGGCCGATCAGGGGATGCGGATTCCGGTCGCGATCAACGTGTCTCCCGCGCAATTCGACGACCCCTTATTCGTGCCGGGCCTCATTTCGCTCCTGAGGCATCACGGCGTCGACCCTGGGTTGATCGAAGTCGAAATCACCGAGACCATGGTGATGACGGACTTCGACACCGCCGCAGCCCGCGTCGCCGCCTTGCGCGACGCGGGCCTCGCCATTTCCATCGACGATTTCGGCGTTGGATTCTCGAACCTCTCGCAGCTTGCGAAGCTTCCGGTCAATTTCCTGAAGATCGACCGCTCGCTCACCGAGGCGGTGGCCTCCGATCAGAAGGCGCAGGCGATCGTTCGCGCGACGATCAGCATGGCGCATGCGCTGGGTCATGCGACGATCGCAGAAGGCATAGAGACCGACGAACAGGCCGCCTTCCTGCGCCTCGCCGGCTGCGACAAGATGCAGGGCTTCCTCTTCGCGCGCCCAATGCCTGCAGACGAATTGGAGCGCTGGCTCGCGGTGCGCGACGGCAAGGCGCTTCCCGCGCAACATATTCAATCCCGGCGGACAGTGAGCGCGGCTTAA
- a CDS encoding TfoX/Sxy family protein, translated as MSSRQSTVDYIVEQMAKAGAVSARKMFGEYGIYCDGKMVALVCDDQLFVKPTAGGRDFIGDVTVGAPYKGAKPCFVISPERWDDDEWLADLIRISTVELPAPVQKRRAK; from the coding sequence ATGTCGTCTCGACAAAGCACCGTGGACTACATCGTCGAGCAGATGGCGAAGGCGGGCGCGGTTTCCGCGCGGAAGATGTTCGGGGAATACGGGATCTACTGCGACGGGAAAATGGTCGCCCTCGTCTGCGATGACCAGCTTTTCGTGAAGCCGACTGCTGGGGGACGAGACTTCATCGGCGACGTCACCGTGGGCGCACCCTACAAGGGAGCGAAGCCCTGCTTCGTCATCTCGCCCGAGAGATGGGACGATGACGAGTGGCTCGCGGATCTGATCCGGATTTCGACGGTCGAGTTGCCGGCTCCGGTCCAGAAGCGCCGAGCCAAATGA
- the serS gene encoding serine--tRNA ligase encodes MYDIKWIRENAEVFDKGRERRGLAPMSAELFALDDARRAAIAELQKAQERRNAASKEIGAAMKAGDSAKAEALKAEVAQIKDNWPALEQAERDAIAALDTALSSIPNTPLDAVPDGKDENENVEVFRWGTPRTFDFTAKEHFEIGEGLGFMDFETAAKLSGARFVVNKGPLARLERALAQFMLDLHTGEHGYMEVNPPLLVRDEAMVGTAQLPKFDEDQFYVSYTPELSKLAAANALEGSAAKQEAAAAAAREKLDAGAQNRHGLQLEEIAKKQQASRSREAAAALRNADHYWLIPTAEVPLTNLVRESILDESQLPIRMTAGTYCFRAEAGAAGKDTRGMIRQHQFYKVELVSITAPEQSLEEHERMTGCAEKVLQALELPYRKVVLCTGDMGFASQKTYDLEVWLPGQGKYREISSCSVCGDFQARRMNARSRGPDGKPRFVHTLNGSGVAVGRAMVAVLENYQEADGAVTVPAALQPYMGGLTRIARSV; translated from the coding sequence ATGTATGACATCAAATGGATTCGCGAGAACGCTGAAGTCTTCGACAAAGGCCGTGAGCGGCGCGGGCTTGCCCCGATGTCGGCCGAACTCTTCGCGCTCGACGACGCGCGCCGTGCGGCCATCGCTGAATTGCAGAAGGCGCAGGAGCGCCGCAATGCGGCCTCGAAGGAAATCGGCGCCGCGATGAAGGCCGGCGACAGCGCCAAGGCGGAAGCGCTCAAGGCCGAAGTCGCGCAGATCAAGGATAATTGGCCGGCGCTGGAGCAGGCGGAGCGCGACGCCATCGCGGCGCTCGATACTGCGTTGTCGAGCATCCCCAACACGCCGCTCGATGCTGTGCCGGATGGCAAGGACGAGAATGAGAATGTCGAGGTCTTCCGTTGGGGGACGCCGCGCACATTCGACTTCACCGCGAAAGAGCATTTCGAGATCGGCGAGGGTCTCGGCTTCATGGATTTCGAGACGGCCGCCAAGCTTTCGGGCGCGCGTTTCGTTGTGAATAAAGGCCCGCTGGCGCGGCTGGAGCGCGCGCTCGCGCAATTCATGCTCGATCTGCACACGGGCGAGCATGGCTATATGGAAGTGAACCCGCCGCTGCTCGTGCGCGACGAAGCAATGGTCGGCACGGCGCAACTGCCGAAATTTGACGAGGACCAGTTCTACGTTAGCTATACGCCAGAGCTTTCGAAGTTGGCTGCGGCAAATGCATTAGAAGGATCGGCAGCAAAGCAAGAGGCCGCCGCTGCTGCGGCTAGGGAAAAATTAGATGCCGGCGCACAAAATCGGCACGGCCTTCAGCTTGAAGAGATCGCAAAAAAGCAACAAGCGTCGCGAAGCCGCGAAGCAGCGGCTGCACTGCGGAATGCGGATCATTACTGGCTCATTCCCACGGCCGAAGTCCCGCTGACGAACCTCGTCCGCGAATCCATTCTCGACGAGTCCCAGCTCCCGATCCGCATGACCGCCGGCACCTATTGCTTCCGCGCCGAGGCGGGCGCGGCGGGCAAGGACACCCGCGGTATGATCCGCCAGCATCAGTTCTACAAGGTGGAGCTCGTCTCGATCACCGCGCCCGAGCAATCGCTGGAAGAGCACGAGCGCATGACCGGCTGCGCCGAGAAAGTGCTGCAGGCGCTGGAGTTGCCCTATCGCAAGGTCGTGCTCTGCACCGGCGACATGGGCTTCGCCTCGCAGAAGACCTACGATCTCGAAGTTTGGCTGCCGGGGCAGGGGAAATATCGCGAGATTTCCTCCTGCTCGGTCTGCGGCGACTTCCAGGCGCGCCGCATGAACGCGCGCTCGCGCGGACCGGATGGCAAGCCGCGTTTCGTGCATACGCTCAACGGCTCGGGCGTCGCGGTCGGCCGCGCCATGGTGGCGGTGCTGGAGAATTATCAGGAGGCCGACGGCGCAGTGACAGTGCCGGCGGCGCTGCAACCCTATATGGGCGGCCTCACGCGCATTGCGCGAAGCGTGTAA